A section of the Rattus norvegicus strain BN/NHsdMcwi chromosome 15, GRCr8, whole genome shotgun sequence genome encodes:
- the Cnih1 gene encoding protein cornichon homolog 1 isoform X1, with protein MAFTFAAFCYMLALLLTAALIFFAIWHIIAFDELKTDYKNPIDQCNTLNPTVEKVKKIKRVKIALKLVLPEYLIHAFFCVMFLCAAEWLTLGLNMPLLAYHIWRYMSRPVMSGPGLYDPTTIMNADILAYCQKEGWCKLAFYLLAFFYYLYGMIYVLVSS; from the exons ATGGCGTTCACTTTCGCGGCCTTCTGCTATATGCTGGCGCTGCTGCTCACCGCCGCGCTCATCTTCTTCGCCATCTGGCAC ATCATAGCATTTGATGAGCTGAAGACCGATTACAAGAACCCTATAGACCAGTGTAATACCCTGAATCCT ACAGTTGAAAAGGTCAAAAAGATTAAAAGAGTCAAAATTGCCCTAAAG CTTGTGCTTCCAGAGTACCTCATCCATGCTTTCTTCTGTGTCATGTTTCTCTGTGCAGCAGAGTGGCTTACCCTGGGCCTCAATATGCCCCTTTTGGCATACCATATTTGGAG GTATATGAGTAGACCAGTGATGAGCGGCCCTGGCCTCTATGACCCGACGACCATCATGAATGCAGACATTCTAGCCTACTGTCAGAAGGAAGGATGGTGCAAACTAGCTTTTTACCTTCTAGCGTTTTTTTACTACCTATACGG CATGATCTATGTTTTGGTGAGCTCTTAG
- the Cdkn3 gene encoding cyclin-dependent kinase inhibitor 3 isoform X2, translated as MSALQWLPLSRVNCSQFLGLCALPGCKFKDVRRNIQKDTEELKSSGIQDVFVFCTRGELSKYRVPNLLDLYQQYGIVTHHHPIPDGGTPDIGSCWEIMEELATCLKNNRKTLIHCYGGLGRSCLVAACLLLYLSDSISPQQAIDSLRDVRGSGAIQTIKQYNYLHEFRDKLAAYLSSRDSLSRSVSR; from the exons GCTACCTCTGTCACGAGTGAATTGTTCTCAGTTTCTCGGTTTATGTGCTCTTCCAG GTTGTAAATTTAAAGATGTTAGAAGAAACATTCAAAAAGATACAG AGGAACTAAAGAGCTCTGGGATCCAAGACGTATTTGTTTTCTGCACCAGAGGGGAACTGTCAAAATATAGAGTCCCAAACCTTCTGGACCTCTACCAACAATATGGAATTGTCACCCATCATCATCCGATCCCAGATGGAGGGACTCCCGACATTGGCAGCTGCTGGGAAATCATGGAGGAGCTGGCCACCTGCCTTAAAAACAACCGAAAAACCCTGATACA CTGTTATGGAGGACTTGGAAGATCTTGTCTTG TAGCTGCTTGTCTCCTCCTATACTTGTCTGACTCAATTTCACCACAGCAAGCCATAGACAGCCTTCGAGATGTCAGGGGATCTGGGGCGATACAGACCATCAAG CAATATAACTATCTTCATGAATTCCGGGACAAGTTAGCTGCCTATCTGTCATCAAGAGATTCACTGTCAAGATCCGTGTCCAGATAA
- the Cnih1 gene encoding protein cornichon homolog 1 codes for MAFTFAAFCYMLALLLTAALIFFAIWHIIAFDELKTDYKNPIDQCNTLNPLVLPEYLIHAFFCVMFLCAAEWLTLGLNMPLLAYHIWRYMSRPVMSGPGLYDPTTIMNADILAYCQKEGWCKLAFYLLAFFYYLYGMIYVLVSS; via the exons ATGGCGTTCACTTTCGCGGCCTTCTGCTATATGCTGGCGCTGCTGCTCACCGCCGCGCTCATCTTCTTCGCCATCTGGCAC ATCATAGCATTTGATGAGCTGAAGACCGATTACAAGAACCCTATAGACCAGTGTAATACCCTGAATCCT CTTGTGCTTCCAGAGTACCTCATCCATGCTTTCTTCTGTGTCATGTTTCTCTGTGCAGCAGAGTGGCTTACCCTGGGCCTCAATATGCCCCTTTTGGCATACCATATTTGGAG GTATATGAGTAGACCAGTGATGAGCGGCCCTGGCCTCTATGACCCGACGACCATCATGAATGCAGACATTCTAGCCTACTGTCAGAAGGAAGGATGGTGCAAACTAGCTTTTTACCTTCTAGCGTTTTTTTACTACCTATACGG CATGATCTATGTTTTGGTGAGCTCTTAG